A DNA window from Brassica napus cultivar Da-Ae chromosome C1, Da-Ae, whole genome shotgun sequence contains the following coding sequences:
- the LOC111202410 gene encoding uncharacterized protein LOC111202410 yields MLKLGFRLSIGIQHHRVLVIPLLNKHSLPPRILCSDKRDYNSSGLSRYVPKKLREISEELKSQLLDSSDKGENASRWDPSASGSKAKDDREEIYMDLQERNDAESYINVSLHGSNEGTMSLEKGMTAGRWDHCVPGPKGSNFTEAGAGTHSHLKVKNDSGTFRNVSCDDSEEELEESSDDVRSTRQHKQAYDEIKLYMDAETAKSSKETQEAENMAIRYLGLRAYTAAELKKKLIGKKYPLEIVDKVISDFQHRGFINDNFYAEAFTRSRWSSLSWGPRRIKQALFKKGVSNEDSDAAIKLVFEKDNQCKETEPSHGMSKEALDQLYVQASKRWLQGRDLPVENRKARVIRWLQYRGFNWGVVSQLMKRLESPLSSDSR; encoded by the exons ATGTTGAAACTAGGGTTTAGGTTATCGATTGGCATTCAACACCACCGCGTGCTCGTGATTCCATT gTTGAATAAACACTCGTTGCCGCCAAGAATCTTGTGTTCTGATAAGCGCGATTACAATTCCTCTGGACTGAGTAGGTATGTTCCGAAGAAGCTCCGGGAGATTAGTGAAGAATTGAAATCTCAGCTTCTTGATAGCTCTGACAAGGGTGAAAATGCTAGTAGATGGGATCCTAGTGCATCAGGGTCTAAAGCAAAGGATGACAGGGAGGAGATATATATGGATCTGCAAGAGAGAAACGATGCTGAGAGTTACATCAATGTGTCTCTCCATGGCTCTAATGAAGGTACTATGAGCTTGGAGAAGGGTATGACTGCTGGTAGATGGGATCATTGTGTACCGGGCCCTAAAGGTAGCAACTTTACAGAGGCTGGAGCTGGCACGCATTCGCACCTGAAGGTTAAAAACGATTCTGGAACGTTCAGGAATGTGTCTTGTGATGACTCTGAAGAAG AGTTGGAAGAAAGCAGTGACGATGTTAGATCGACGAGACAACACAAACAAGCTTATGATGAAATCAAACTATACATGGATGCTGAGACGGCCAAGAGCAGCAAAGAAACACAAGAGGCAGAGAACATGGCTATTCGTTATCTTGGTTTAAG AGCATATACAGCAGctgagctgaagaagaagctcaTTGGAAAGAAATATCCTCTTGAAATCGTTGACAAAGTGATCAGTGACTTTCAGCATCG AGGTTTCATCAATGACAACTTCTACGCGGAAGCATTCACACGGTCTAGATGGTCTTCCCTAAGTTGGGGACCTAGGCGGATCAAGCAA GCATTGTTTAAGAAAGGCGTAAGCAACGAGGATTCAGATGCGGCCATAAAGCTTGTTTTTGAGAAAGACAACCAATGCAAAGAGACGGAACCGAGTCACGGGATGTCCAAGGAAGCGTTGGATCAGCTTTATGTTCAGGCGTCAAAGCGGTGGCTCCAAGGCAGAGACTTGCCTGTAGAAAACCGTAAAGCTAGAGTTATACGGTGGCTTCAGTACAGGGGATTCAACTGGGGTGTTGTCTCTCAGCTTATGAAGAGGCTAGAATCTCCACTGTCCTCAGACTCCAGAtaa